Proteins encoded together in one Synechococcus sp. BL107 window:
- a CDS encoding class I fructose-bisphosphate aldolase yields the protein MSLSDFSQELIATARALAESGKGILAVDESTKTVGKRLGSINVENTEANRQAYRGMLFTTAGLGQYISGAILYEETLFQNHADGESMVQKLQKLGVIPGIKVDQGLRPLPGAGSVETLCTGLDGLVERAADYYAQGARFAKWRAVLQITADGCPSDLSVRENAWGLARYARSVQESGLVPIIEPEILMDGDHTIEVTAAVQERVIQEVYQACHANGVLLEGTLLKPSMTVQGADCSQKADPKIVAEMTVRTLERSVPASVPGIVFLSGGLSEEAASIYLNTMNSIPKKASWNLGFSYGRALQHSCLKAWKGSETESGQAALLARARANSEASQGCYVAGSQPSSDEQLFVAGYTY from the coding sequence ATGTCGCTGTCTGACTTTTCTCAAGAGCTCATTGCAACAGCACGTGCTCTCGCTGAGTCTGGGAAAGGAATTCTTGCTGTGGATGAATCCACCAAGACAGTTGGAAAGAGATTGGGGTCAATAAATGTTGAAAATACAGAGGCGAATCGCCAGGCTTATCGTGGCATGTTGTTCACAACAGCAGGCCTGGGACAGTACATCAGTGGTGCAATTCTCTACGAAGAGACGTTGTTCCAAAACCATGCCGATGGTGAGTCGATGGTTCAAAAATTGCAGAAGCTGGGTGTGATCCCGGGAATTAAAGTTGATCAGGGTTTGCGCCCGCTTCCTGGAGCCGGATCTGTGGAGACCCTTTGCACTGGCCTCGATGGCTTGGTGGAGCGTGCTGCCGACTATTACGCCCAAGGTGCTCGCTTTGCCAAGTGGCGAGCTGTTCTCCAGATCACAGCTGATGGCTGTCCTTCTGATCTCTCCGTTCGTGAAAATGCATGGGGTCTGGCCCGTTACGCCAGAAGTGTTCAGGAGTCGGGTTTAGTCCCAATTATTGAGCCTGAAATTTTGATGGATGGCGACCATACAATTGAGGTAACGGCAGCTGTTCAAGAGCGAGTCATCCAAGAGGTTTATCAGGCTTGCCATGCCAACGGTGTTCTTTTAGAGGGCACATTGCTTAAGCCATCGATGACAGTGCAGGGAGCTGATTGTTCCCAGAAGGCTGATCCAAAGATTGTTGCTGAAATGACCGTCCGAACCTTGGAGAGAAGTGTGCCTGCGAGTGTTCCTGGAATTGTTTTTCTTTCCGGTGGTTTGAGTGAAGAGGCCGCGTCTATTTATCTCAATACGATGAATAGTATCCCTAAAAAAGCAAGTTGGAATCTTGGCTTTTCCTATGGACGCGCACTCCAACATTCATGCCTGAAGGCTTGGAAAGGATCGGAGACGGAAAGCGGTCAGGCTGCGCTCCTCGCCCGGGCACGAGCAAATTCAGAGGCGTCTCAAGGTTGTTATGTCGCAGGCTCGCAGCCGTCGTCCGATGAACAGTTATTTGTTGCTGGTTACACCTACTGA
- a CDS encoding Gfo/Idh/MocA family protein has translation MSSQPLGVAVAGLGFGEKVHLPALEANQDLKPVALWHPRRERLDLACAESGLQGYDNWDALLADPAVDAVIVATPPEPRFDLARAALQAGKHVLLEKPIALHADQAMELQRLALRQQRSVAVDYEYRAVPLFMQAERLLRSGAVGTPWLVKLDWLMSSRADASRGWSWYSDRKAGGGVIGALGTHAFDTLAWLIGPVGAVQALNSVSIPERPGPDGAMTAVDAEDVALIQTMLSWQGRSDCSVPAQVNLASVARNGRGCWLEVYGSKGTLILGSENQKDYVHGFSLWLASSGEPLRSIQADADLAFPTTWSDGRVAPVARIQGWWAESMRSGQPMIPGLMEGVASRLACDAAASN, from the coding sequence ATGTCCAGCCAACCCCTTGGAGTTGCCGTCGCCGGATTGGGTTTCGGCGAAAAGGTGCATTTGCCGGCCTTAGAGGCCAATCAGGATTTGAAGCCAGTGGCGCTTTGGCATCCCCGGCGTGAGCGGCTCGATTTGGCCTGTGCGGAGTCGGGGCTTCAGGGCTACGACAACTGGGATGCGTTGCTGGCCGATCCCGCGGTGGATGCCGTGATTGTGGCGACACCACCGGAACCTCGTTTCGATTTGGCCCGTGCCGCGCTTCAGGCGGGCAAGCATGTGTTGCTGGAAAAACCGATCGCACTCCATGCCGATCAGGCCATGGAGCTACAGCGGCTAGCTCTACGGCAACAGCGAAGCGTCGCGGTGGATTACGAGTACCGGGCGGTGCCTTTGTTTATGCAGGCCGAGCGCTTGTTGCGCTCGGGTGCAGTGGGAACACCATGGCTGGTCAAGTTGGATTGGTTGATGAGTAGCCGGGCGGATGCCAGCCGTGGCTGGAGCTGGTATTCCGATCGCAAAGCTGGTGGTGGCGTGATCGGAGCGTTGGGAACCCATGCCTTCGATACCTTGGCCTGGTTGATTGGCCCAGTGGGGGCGGTCCAAGCGCTCAACAGCGTCTCCATCCCCGAGCGCCCAGGTCCTGATGGGGCGATGACAGCCGTTGATGCGGAAGACGTGGCCTTGATTCAGACCATGCTGAGCTGGCAAGGGCGCAGCGATTGTTCAGTGCCAGCGCAAGTGAATCTTGCATCGGTCGCTCGTAATGGCCGCGGCTGCTGGCTTGAGGTGTATGGATCTAAGGGAACCTTGATCCTCGGCAGTGAGAACCAAAAGGACTATGTCCATGGTTTTTCTCTTTGGTTGGCTTCCTCTGGAGAACCGCTGCGATCGATCCAGGCGGATGCGGATTTGGCCTTTCCCACCACCTGGAGTGACGGGCGTGTGGCTCCCGTGGCGAGGATTCAGGGTTGGTGGGCGGAGAGTATGCGTAGCGGTCAACCGATGATTCCGGGATTAATGGAAGGCGTGGCAAGCCGGCTTGCGTGTGATGCAGCAGCATCGAATTAG
- the accD gene encoding acetyl-CoA carboxylase, carboxyltransferase subunit beta — MSLFDWFADRRKGQYVGNVKQEPEEGDGLWSKCPECGLVVYLKDLRLNASVCAGCGYHHRIDSSERLALIADPESFQHLNEHLAPIDPLGFKDRRAYADRLRESQSATGLNDGVVTGLCRVDGIGMGLAVMDFRFMGGSMGSVVGEKITRLVEECTKRKLPLLIVCASGGARMQEGMLSLMQMAKISGALERHREAELLYLPLLTHPTTGGVTASFAMLGDLILAEPKALIGFAGRRVIEQTLREKLPDNFQTAEYLQDHGFVDTIIPRTQFRSTLASLLRLHGSKSLELTNA; from the coding sequence GTGTCCCTTTTCGACTGGTTTGCTGACCGCCGTAAAGGTCAGTACGTCGGCAATGTCAAACAGGAACCCGAAGAGGGCGATGGCCTTTGGAGCAAGTGCCCGGAGTGCGGTCTTGTTGTTTATCTCAAGGACCTTCGCCTGAATGCCAGTGTCTGTGCGGGTTGTGGGTATCACCACCGCATCGACAGCTCCGAGCGGCTTGCTCTGATCGCTGATCCCGAGAGCTTTCAACACCTGAATGAGCATCTGGCTCCCATCGACCCGCTGGGATTTAAAGACCGTCGTGCCTACGCAGACCGTTTGCGGGAGAGCCAGTCGGCGACGGGCTTGAACGATGGTGTGGTGACCGGTCTTTGCCGGGTGGATGGGATTGGTATGGGTTTGGCGGTGATGGATTTCCGCTTCATGGGCGGTTCCATGGGATCCGTGGTGGGGGAAAAAATCACCCGTTTGGTGGAGGAATGCACCAAACGCAAGCTGCCACTGCTGATTGTGTGTGCTTCCGGGGGCGCGCGCATGCAGGAGGGGATGTTGAGCCTGATGCAGATGGCGAAAATCTCAGGGGCCCTGGAGCGTCATCGGGAGGCTGAGCTTCTGTATTTGCCTTTGCTCACCCACCCGACCACCGGTGGTGTTACCGCCAGTTTCGCCATGCTGGGAGATCTGATTTTGGCTGAGCCTAAGGCCTTGATTGGCTTTGCCGGCCGTCGGGTGATCGAACAAACGCTGCGCGAGAAATTGCCCGATAACTTTCAAACGGCTGAATATCTTCAAGACCACGGTTTTGTCGACACCATCATTCCGCGCACCCAATTCCGCAGCACGCTGGCATCGCTCCTGCGTCTGCATGGATCGAAGTCGCTAGAGCTCACCAACGCATGA
- a CDS encoding A24 family peptidase, which produces MQGLVLALFGACIGSFTNVVAWRLPRQESVVVPGSHCPRCGHAVRWHDNLPIFGWLLLLGRCRDCRSPISVRYPVVEALSAGLWLSAAYVQPSGGGGLPLAVLPWAGLPLIALLLPLVLIDFDHMWLPEPLCRWGVLVGLSISTTAGLAVFVDHLIATVLALLALESLSALAERLAGKPALGLGDAKLAAMGGAWLGLWGIALAMGLAVFAGAVVGGVARITGRLAPQQPFPFGPFIALGIWLVWLMGPFWWWEQWQAALTPWLGL; this is translated from the coding sequence ATGCAAGGGCTAGTTCTGGCCCTGTTCGGGGCGTGTATAGGCAGTTTCACCAATGTGGTGGCGTGGCGTCTTCCCCGCCAAGAGTCGGTTGTTGTTCCAGGCAGCCATTGCCCCCGTTGTGGCCATGCTGTGCGTTGGCACGACAACCTGCCGATTTTTGGATGGTTGTTGCTGCTGGGGCGGTGTCGTGATTGTCGTTCTCCCATCAGTGTCCGCTACCCCGTTGTTGAGGCCCTCAGTGCTGGGTTATGGCTCAGTGCGGCCTATGTGCAGCCCAGTGGGGGCGGCGGCTTGCCCCTAGCGGTGTTGCCCTGGGCAGGGCTGCCATTGATTGCGCTGCTGCTCCCCCTTGTTTTGATCGATTTCGATCACATGTGGTTGCCCGAGCCCCTTTGTCGCTGGGGTGTGTTGGTGGGGTTGTCAATCAGTACCACCGCTGGACTAGCCGTGTTCGTCGACCACCTGATCGCCACGGTGCTAGCCCTTCTGGCCTTGGAGTCGCTGAGTGCTCTTGCTGAGCGGTTGGCGGGGAAGCCGGCGCTCGGGCTGGGAGACGCCAAACTTGCCGCCATGGGAGGGGCCTGGCTTGGTCTTTGGGGCATTGCCCTGGCGATGGGCCTGGCGGTGTTCGCTGGTGCTGTCGTTGGCGGCGTGGCTCGGATCACAGGACGCCTGGCTCCGCAACAACCTTTTCCGTTCGGCCCATTCATTGCCCTGGGCATTTGGCTGGTGTGGTTAATGGGGCCTTTTTGGTGGTGGGAGCAATGGCAGGCGGCTCTTACGCCATGGCTGGGTCTTTAA
- a CDS encoding phosphoribulokinase encodes MSKRHPVVAVTGSSGAGTSTVKRAFEHIFAREGITPAVVEGDSYHRYERMPMKQAMADALSAGQNFSHFGPEANLFDKLAELFRTYGETGAGQKRYYLHSPEEAAEHNARLGVNLDPGQFTPWEDIPSGTDVLFYEGLHGGVQGEGYDVAGLADLLVGVVPITNLEWIQKIHRDNAERGYSAEAIVDTILRRMPDYINHICPQFSQTDINFQRVPTIDTSNPFICRNIPTPDESFVIIHFRKGAREKWGIDFGYLLSMIHDSFMSSPTSIVVNGGKMGFAMELILTPIIHRMIEEKKNLS; translated from the coding sequence ATGTCGAAGCGTCACCCGGTAGTAGCTGTCACCGGTTCCTCTGGAGCTGGAACCAGCACGGTCAAGCGCGCCTTCGAGCACATCTTCGCGCGTGAAGGCATTACACCTGCAGTGGTTGAAGGCGATAGCTACCACCGCTATGAGCGCATGCCGATGAAGCAGGCGATGGCTGATGCGCTCTCGGCAGGGCAGAACTTCTCCCACTTCGGCCCTGAAGCGAACCTGTTCGACAAGCTTGCGGAACTGTTCCGCACCTATGGCGAAACGGGTGCTGGTCAGAAGCGCTACTACCTGCACAGCCCAGAAGAGGCGGCTGAGCACAACGCTCGCTTGGGTGTGAACCTCGACCCAGGCCAGTTCACCCCTTGGGAAGACATCCCTTCAGGCACCGACGTGCTCTTCTACGAAGGCCTGCATGGCGGTGTTCAGGGTGAGGGTTACGACGTCGCCGGTCTTGCCGATCTGCTTGTCGGTGTGGTGCCGATCACCAACCTTGAGTGGATTCAAAAAATTCACCGCGACAACGCAGAGCGGGGTTATTCCGCTGAAGCGATTGTGGATACGATCTTGCGCCGGATGCCTGATTACATCAATCACATCTGCCCGCAGTTCAGTCAGACCGACATCAACTTCCAGCGGGTTCCAACGATTGACACTTCGAACCCATTCATCTGCCGGAATATCCCGACACCCGATGAAAGCTTCGTGATCATCCACTTCCGCAAAGGAGCTCGCGAAAAGTGGGGGATCGATTTCGGCTACCTGTTGAGCATGATCCACGATTCCTTCATGTCCAGCCCCACCAGCATTGTTGTGAACGGCGGCAAGATGGGCTTCGCAATGGAACTCATCCTTACTCCGATCATTCATCGCATGATCGAAGAGAAAAAGAACCTCAGCTGA
- the leuB gene encoding 3-isopropylmalate dehydrogenase, producing the protein MAQYRVVLLPGDGIGPEITAVARKLLDVVAQRHGFQLTFEEQPIGGSAIDATGEPLPASTLNACRSADAVLLAAIGSPRFDSLPREKRPETGLLGLRSGLELFANLRPVKIVPALIGASSLKQEVIEGVDLMVVRELTGGIYFGQPKGRIEADGDERGFNTMTYAASEVDRIAKVAFEIARERNHRLCSVDKANVLDVSQLWRDRVDAMAPSYGDVDVSHMYVDNAAMQLVRDPRQFDVLLTGNLFGDILSDEAAMLTGSIGMLPSASLGSDGPGLFEPVHGSAPDIAGQDKANPMAMVLSAAMMLRIGLKQSSAADDLERAVDAVLASGFRTGDLMSEGCTPLGCQAMGEQLLKAL; encoded by the coding sequence ATGGCTCAATACCGCGTCGTTCTTTTGCCAGGCGATGGCATCGGGCCTGAAATCACAGCGGTGGCCCGCAAGTTACTGGATGTTGTGGCCCAGCGTCACGGGTTTCAGCTCACGTTTGAGGAGCAGCCGATTGGCGGCTCTGCCATTGATGCCACCGGTGAACCACTGCCTGCCAGCACACTCAACGCATGTCGGTCGGCCGATGCGGTGCTCTTGGCCGCGATTGGGAGCCCTCGTTTCGACAGCTTGCCCCGGGAGAAACGACCGGAAACCGGTCTGCTTGGTCTGCGATCAGGCCTTGAGCTATTCGCCAATCTCCGGCCGGTGAAGATCGTTCCCGCTTTGATCGGGGCCAGCAGCCTGAAGCAGGAGGTGATTGAAGGAGTCGATCTGATGGTGGTTCGCGAGCTCACCGGTGGCATTTATTTCGGTCAACCGAAGGGTCGGATCGAAGCCGATGGGGATGAACGAGGGTTCAACACCATGACCTATGCCGCCTCCGAGGTGGATCGCATTGCCAAGGTGGCCTTTGAGATCGCCAGAGAAAGGAATCATCGTCTCTGCTCCGTTGATAAAGCCAATGTTTTGGATGTGAGCCAGCTTTGGCGCGACCGCGTTGATGCGATGGCGCCCAGTTACGGCGATGTGGATGTGAGCCACATGTATGTGGACAATGCGGCGATGCAGCTGGTGCGTGACCCGCGCCAGTTTGATGTGCTGCTGACGGGCAACTTGTTTGGCGACATCCTCAGCGATGAGGCAGCGATGCTCACGGGCTCGATTGGAATGCTGCCCTCTGCTTCCCTCGGTAGCGATGGTCCTGGCTTGTTTGAGCCTGTGCATGGCTCTGCTCCAGATATCGCCGGTCAAGACAAGGCCAACCCCATGGCCATGGTGCTCTCCGCCGCGATGATGCTGCGCATTGGTTTGAAGCAGAGTTCTGCCGCAGACGACCTCGAACGGGCCGTTGATGCCGTTCTCGCTTCCGGATTCCGAACCGGCGATTTGATGTCGGAAGGCTGTACTCCGCTGGGATGTCAGGCCATGGGCGAGCAATTGCTTAAGGCTCTTTGA
- the lpxD gene encoding UDP-3-O-(3-hydroxymyristoyl)glucosamine N-acyltransferase: protein MRFSTLIQDLQTGEAELRWSACGTDPILAGAASLEQAKGDQLSFLEKGNALISALNETGAGALLLPDQPDLIQCARERGIAFAVLANPRLAFAEALERLHPRLRPLAEIHPTAVVDERAVVGPGTFIAPRVCIGATSRIGANCIVHPGVVIYNDVEVGDGCELHANAVLHPGSRLGRGCVVNSNAVIGSEGFGFVPTARGWRKMPQTGQVVLEDGVEVGCGSTIDRPSVGETRIGAGSKIDNLVQIGHGVTTGRGCALASQVGIAGGAKLGHGVILAGQVGVANRAVVGDGAIASSKSGIHGEVAPGEVVSGYPAIPNRLWLRCSAAFSKLPEMAKTLRELKRDISQ, encoded by the coding sequence ATGCGCTTCAGCACCCTTATTCAGGACCTGCAGACCGGTGAAGCCGAGCTTCGTTGGAGCGCGTGCGGCACCGATCCAATCTTGGCCGGTGCCGCTTCGCTAGAGCAGGCCAAGGGGGATCAATTGAGCTTCCTCGAGAAGGGCAATGCGCTGATTTCCGCGCTCAATGAAACGGGCGCGGGAGCTCTGCTGCTTCCCGATCAACCCGATCTGATTCAATGCGCCAGGGAACGGGGCATTGCTTTTGCGGTGTTGGCCAATCCACGGTTGGCCTTTGCTGAAGCGTTGGAGCGTCTTCATCCACGGCTGCGCCCTCTGGCGGAAATTCATCCCACCGCAGTGGTGGATGAGCGGGCGGTGGTTGGCCCTGGAACCTTTATCGCCCCACGCGTCTGTATCGGCGCGACGAGCAGGATTGGCGCCAATTGCATCGTTCACCCAGGGGTCGTGATCTACAACGATGTGGAGGTGGGTGACGGGTGTGAGCTGCATGCCAATGCCGTGCTTCATCCAGGCAGTCGACTTGGTCGTGGTTGTGTTGTGAATTCCAATGCTGTGATTGGTTCAGAGGGCTTTGGTTTTGTGCCGACGGCCCGCGGATGGCGAAAGATGCCCCAAACCGGTCAAGTGGTTTTAGAGGACGGTGTTGAGGTGGGTTGTGGCAGCACGATCGACCGCCCCTCTGTGGGCGAAACCCGCATCGGTGCCGGCTCCAAAATCGACAACCTGGTTCAAATTGGCCATGGGGTGACCACTGGGCGTGGTTGTGCTTTGGCGTCACAGGTGGGCATCGCCGGTGGCGCCAAGCTTGGCCATGGCGTGATTTTGGCCGGGCAGGTTGGTGTCGCTAACCGAGCCGTGGTGGGCGACGGGGCGATCGCGAGCTCGAAAAGTGGGATCCACGGTGAGGTTGCACCCGGTGAGGTGGTGAGTGGATATCCAGCGATTCCCAATCGACTCTGGCTGCGATGTTCTGCGGCATTCAGCAAGTTGCCTGAGATGGCGAAGACCCTTCGAGAGTTGAAGCGCGACATCTCTCAGTAA
- the proB gene encoding glutamate 5-kinase: MTLWVVKLGTSLLRGDTAATIEGYASGVAAAMLRGDQVVLVTSGAVGLGCQKLQLPRRPDTVVALQAAAATGQGYLMALYERAMAIHGLSVAQVLLTRSDLVDRRRYQNASGTLQQLLAWGVLPVINENDALSSAELRFGDNDTLSALVATAVGAHQLLLLTDVDRLYSSDPRCDVNAQPITDVHHPRDLKQFEAGAGDGGRWGTGGMTTKLAAARIATASGVTVHLADGRDPARLAGLLEGDRGGTVFHPHPEPLGNRRSWLAHVLVPEGELCLDQGACQAILHRGASLLLVGVTAVKGEFEANRPVLLRDPDGQELGRGLCTLNSSQVRQALAVTDGEASPVVVHRDALVLQDR, translated from the coding sequence ATGACCCTGTGGGTTGTGAAGCTTGGGACCAGCCTGTTGCGGGGGGACACTGCCGCAACGATTGAGGGGTATGCCTCCGGAGTTGCCGCGGCCATGCTTCGTGGTGATCAGGTGGTGTTGGTCACCAGTGGTGCGGTTGGTTTGGGCTGCCAAAAGCTGCAACTTCCCAGGCGGCCCGACACCGTCGTCGCCCTCCAGGCGGCGGCCGCTACGGGGCAGGGATACCTCATGGCTCTGTACGAGCGGGCGATGGCGATTCATGGCCTTTCCGTGGCTCAGGTGCTGCTCACCCGTTCCGATTTGGTCGATCGGCGCCGCTACCAGAATGCATCGGGAACGTTGCAGCAGCTCTTGGCTTGGGGTGTTCTGCCTGTGATTAATGAGAACGATGCGTTGTCTTCAGCTGAACTGCGTTTTGGCGACAACGACACGCTTTCGGCGTTGGTGGCAACAGCGGTGGGTGCCCATCAGCTCCTGCTCCTAACGGATGTGGATCGCCTGTATTCCTCTGATCCGCGCTGCGATGTGAATGCCCAACCGATTACGGATGTGCATCATCCGCGCGATCTAAAGCAGTTCGAGGCCGGGGCCGGGGATGGTGGCCGCTGGGGGACGGGGGGAATGACCACCAAGCTGGCTGCCGCCAGAATTGCGACGGCGAGCGGGGTGACCGTGCATTTGGCCGATGGACGTGATCCAGCTCGGTTAGCCGGATTGCTCGAGGGAGACCGCGGCGGCACTGTCTTTCATCCCCACCCCGAACCCCTCGGCAACCGTCGTAGCTGGTTGGCCCATGTTTTGGTTCCAGAGGGGGAACTGTGCCTGGACCAAGGCGCTTGTCAGGCCATCTTGCATCGCGGCGCCTCCCTGTTGCTGGTGGGTGTGACGGCCGTAAAGGGTGAGTTTGAGGCCAATCGGCCCGTGTTGTTGCGTGATCCCGATGGACAGGAGTTGGGTCGGGGCCTTTGCACCCTCAACAGCAGCCAGGTGCGTCAGGCCTTGGCCGTCACGGATGGCGAGGCCTCCCCGGTTGTCGTGCACCGTGATGCCTTGGTCCTTCAGGACCGGTAG
- a CDS encoding YqeG family HAD IIIA-type phosphatase, translating to MAGMMGQHWLQPDWDPGLTIAHLALSHLTAQGIEAAVLDVDRTLLPGRDVKLPEPVLAWLIDAKQRFSLHLFSNNPSHSRIAAVADQLDVSFTAAAGKPRRGALRRVLADLDLPVDRVAMVGDRLFTDVLCGNRLGLYTVLVRPVRSDGTACSQDRVQRLERTLAGWMGAPTA from the coding sequence ATGGCCGGAATGATGGGTCAACATTGGCTGCAGCCCGATTGGGACCCTGGGCTCACCATTGCCCATCTGGCCCTGTCTCACCTAACGGCGCAAGGCATTGAAGCGGCTGTTTTGGATGTCGATCGCACCTTGCTTCCCGGGCGCGATGTGAAACTTCCAGAGCCTGTTCTGGCTTGGCTGATCGATGCCAAGCAGCGATTCTCTCTGCATCTCTTCAGCAATAACCCCTCCCACAGCAGGATTGCAGCGGTTGCCGATCAACTCGATGTCAGTTTCACCGCAGCAGCGGGAAAGCCCCGTCGGGGGGCCTTGAGGCGTGTCCTAGCCGACCTTGACCTGCCCGTGGATCGTGTCGCCATGGTGGGGGATCGGTTGTTCACCGATGTGCTGTGCGGAAATCGTCTTGGGCTTTACACCGTGCTTGTCCGACCAGTTCGTTCTGACGGCACCGCCTGTTCCCAAGATCGTGTTCAACGCCTTGAGCGCACTCTTGCGGGATGGATGGGGGCGCCAACGGCATGA
- a CDS encoding DUF3727 domain-containing protein: MSDIAAGKSGDHPTLLVRDREGHDLLCFLEHLIPLDGQDYALLSPVDTPVSLFRLRDDDEPEPINSVSSSEPILSVADVVLQEHDLVLVRSAITLTVSGELEEPDQEDLEELDDEDDLDDDAETFELLVSFMVDAQEYGLYIPLDPFLVLVRMVDGQAELLSEDELDRIQPRIEAELEEREWPE; the protein is encoded by the coding sequence ATGTCGGACATCGCAGCAGGAAAGAGCGGAGACCATCCAACACTGTTGGTTCGTGATCGAGAGGGCCACGATCTGCTCTGCTTTCTAGAGCACCTAATCCCTCTGGACGGTCAGGATTACGCCCTGCTTTCGCCCGTTGATACTCCCGTTTCTCTCTTTCGGCTACGGGATGACGATGAGCCCGAGCCGATCAACAGCGTTTCCAGTAGTGAGCCCATCCTCTCCGTCGCAGATGTGGTGTTACAGGAGCATGATCTGGTTTTAGTGCGCTCTGCTATCACCCTCACGGTGAGTGGAGAGCTGGAGGAGCCAGATCAGGAGGACTTGGAAGAATTAGACGATGAAGACGACCTTGATGACGATGCAGAAACGTTTGAGCTGCTGGTGAGTTTCATGGTGGACGCCCAGGAATACGGGCTTTACATCCCTCTGGATCCCTTCCTTGTTTTAGTGCGAATGGTGGATGGCCAAGCAGAACTTCTTAGTGAAGATGAGCTGGACCGGATTCAGCCCCGGATCGAGGCGGAGCTTGAGGAGCGTGAATGGCCGGAATGA
- the ruvX gene encoding Holliday junction resolvase RuvX codes for MFRTSVFRDSVTVSSVCSVLSLDVGRKRIGLAGCDALGITVTPLPALHRGRFDNDLLVLRDHCQRRSVQGLVVGLPLDSAGQPTVQAVHCQRYGLRLAQTLGLPLAWVNEHSSTWAAGERHGLQGDRTGRLDSAAAALLLEQWLQDGPALKPAQSMAAGTGAEPIDGGS; via the coding sequence ATGTTTAGGACCTCGGTGTTTAGGGACTCGGTAACGGTGTCGTCCGTCTGTTCCGTGCTCAGTTTGGATGTCGGTCGGAAACGCATCGGCCTTGCGGGATGTGACGCCCTCGGCATCACGGTCACGCCCTTGCCAGCTCTTCACCGTGGACGTTTTGACAACGATCTGTTGGTGTTGCGTGACCACTGCCAGCGGCGATCCGTGCAGGGACTCGTTGTGGGCTTACCCCTCGACTCGGCTGGTCAGCCCACGGTGCAAGCTGTGCACTGCCAACGCTATGGCCTGCGCCTAGCCCAGACCTTGGGGCTTCCCTTGGCTTGGGTGAATGAGCACAGCAGCACTTGGGCGGCAGGAGAACGCCATGGTTTGCAGGGTGATCGAACCGGTCGACTCGATAGTGCGGCGGCGGCGTTGCTGCTTGAACAATGGCTCCAGGATGGGCCGGCGCTTAAACCGGCCCAGTCGATGGCTGCTGGGACGGGCGCCGAGCCCATCGATGGTGGATCCTGA
- a CDS encoding thylakoid membrane photosystem I accumulation factor: protein MASEGHNGVCDVGLMAPLLQLLLGLSVALLLWVAPVGAVLNTDSYDGNIYALYAGNGSLVPPANTLGEAMDAGRTSVVIYYLDDSAVSKRFAPVVSELQRLWGRSIDLIPLTTDGLQGRPATGPKDPVTYWNGSIPQVVVIGPDSRVVFDRDGQVPLAEINEAISSATGLPAPELGDINQDGSFNEVNVEVTSN from the coding sequence ATGGCATCTGAAGGTCACAATGGCGTCTGCGACGTCGGTTTGATGGCCCCTTTGCTGCAGCTCTTGCTCGGTTTATCGGTAGCACTGCTGCTTTGGGTGGCCCCTGTTGGCGCCGTCCTCAATACCGACAGTTACGACGGCAATATTTATGCCCTGTATGCGGGCAACGGATCGCTTGTTCCTCCCGCTAACACCCTCGGCGAAGCCATGGATGCAGGGCGAACATCCGTGGTGATCTACTACTTGGATGACAGTGCAGTAAGCAAGCGCTTTGCCCCTGTAGTGTCCGAACTCCAGCGGCTTTGGGGCCGAAGCATCGACTTGATTCCGCTGACAACGGATGGCCTGCAGGGACGTCCGGCAACGGGACCCAAGGATCCAGTGACGTATTGGAATGGATCCATTCCTCAGGTGGTGGTGATTGGACCCGATTCCAGGGTTGTGTTTGATCGCGATGGTCAGGTGCCTTTGGCAGAGATCAACGAGGCGATTAGCTCTGCTACTGGATTGCCAGCACCTGAGTTGGGTGACATCAACCAAGATGGAAGCTTCAACGAAGTGAACGTCGAAGTCACTTCAAACTAA